Genomic window (Chitinophagales bacterium):
AAACAAAAACATAGACATCGATACTAAAATCATCACCTTATTGCCTTTGTTTGAAAAGTTAGATGTTGGTACAGATGAAGACAAAAAAGAAATCCAACAAATCTTGTTAGATATGTCAGAAACGCTGCTACAACTTTATCCAAATAATGTAAAAACAATTGCAACAAGAGCAGATGTATTATACAATATCGATAAAAAAGAAGAAGCACTTGCATTATACGAAAAAGCAATTAGCTACGATTCTGTTCCTAGTACCATTTGGTTGCAAACTTATATTTTATGTTCTGAATTAAATGACACACTTGGATTAGAAAAGAATTCGGCTTTAGGTATGGAAAAAAATCCAGAGAATCCATTTGGTTATTTTTACAATGCCATTGCCAATCAACAATTAAAAAATTATAGCAAAGCATACCATGCCATTCAAGCTGGTTTAAATACAGAAAAAGAAAGCAATCCATTAAACTATCAGTTAAAATTGCAAATGCTTACTACGCTTGGCGACATTGCTTACGAAGCAAAAAAGTACAACACGATGGACAGTGCTTACGAAGCAGCTTTAGAAATTGATGCTAATAATGCAACTACACTCAACAACTATGCTTATTATTTGTCTTTAAGATATGAACAACTAGAAAAAGCAGAAAAAATGAGTAGAAAAGCAAACTTACTAGAAGTAAACAATTCTGCTTTTATAGATACTTATGCTTGGATAATGTATCAGCAAAAAAATTATAAAGAAGCTTTAATTTGGATTGAAGACGCACTAGCACTTCCAAACGCTCAAAACAGAGCAGAATTGCTAGAACATTATGGCGATATTTTATTCAAATTAGGCAAAGTAGATGATGCTGTGAAACAATGGAATTCAGCTATTGACAAAGGTGGTGACAAAGCAGCACTTGAAAAGAAAATCAAAGAGAAAGACTTACC
Coding sequences:
- a CDS encoding tetratricopeptide repeat protein produces the protein MTIIKNITLLMLAIVLAVPSFAKDKKSKKNKTTTTTVEKTKTLTAKETLQQETLLIDAMQDMILGNYEDAVVGFNRILQKDPTNHTAMYQLARIYYLNQNYDLAIVYAKQSIKYDNKNENYYLYLAEAYSQKGNFEEAANVYKSLIDINPREYNYYYDLAYFYAKSGDIKKALETYNLLEQKIGIDEELVYIKQNLWLKENKLEEAVNDIEKLIKQNPDNENYYLMMGELYESKELYNQALSTYQRLLDRSPDNAMAITYIAEVYRKQGDETKYNNYIKKLFENKNIDIDTKIITLLPLFEKLDVGTDEDKKEIQQILLDMSETLLQLYPNNVKTIATRADVLYNIDKKEEALALYEKAISYDSVPSTIWLQTYILCSELNDTLGLEKNSALGMEKNPENPFGYFYNAIANQQLKNYSKAYHAIQAGLNTEKESNPLNYQLKLQMLTTLGDIAYEAKKYNTMDSAYEAALEIDANNATTLNNYAYYLSLRYEQLEKAEKMSRKANLLEVNNSAFIDTYAWIMYQQKNYKEALIWIEDALALPNAQNRAELLEHYGDILFKLGKVDDAVKQWNSAIDKGGDKAALEKKIKEKDLP